A stretch of DNA from Lycium ferocissimum isolate CSIRO_LF1 chromosome 4, AGI_CSIRO_Lferr_CH_V1, whole genome shotgun sequence:
aaagttaaacttCTGCAGAAATGTTACCAAACAAAGGATCCAATTGATATTGTATTGAATTACAAATAGTGAGAAATCATCAATATCTTATGAAGTGGTAATCACTAATCATATGACTTTTCAAGATGGAAGTCATCTAGCTGTACCTATAGATGTTGTATTGACAAATGTTCAAAACGCATATGttatgtaagaaaaaaaaaatgaacacgTCTTGCTTTTCAGGTTACTAATCCTGCTTATTTAGATAGATATTTGGACTTATCTTGTAGGTGATCcgattaaataaaataaaaaaactacaTTGTCATTCGATAGAAAGGTAAACTCATACTATatattttgaagtttttaaaaattaaaatgtataTCACAATAAAAGTAGTGTATAGCAATATACTGCATCAGACTCATCTACATCATGATTGAATGCAAAATCATCTAATATGTGACTGATAATATTTGACAGGTGAGAGTTCTTAGGAAGGAATCTTATTGGTACAAGGGCACCGGTTCAGTTGTAGCTGTTGATCAGGTAAGAAATTTAAGTACAGTCAACTAAATTAAGATTTTATTAATGATGTTTAACTTTTATTGTTAtccattttgttttaattaaaatcttATTAATGATGTTTAACTTTGAATGTTATCCATTTTGTTTTAAATGTCTCAGGATCCAAAAACTCGCTACCCAGTTGTTGTACGATTTAACAAAGTGAACTATGCTAATGTATCAACCAACAACTACGCATTGGATGAAATTGAAGAACTGAAATGAGTGTGTGCGACTCATTAGTATATTTGTAGAATGCAAGGCCTTTTCTTTCCATGTTTATTCTCTAGTTATATACTCGCTTTGAATGTGAATGAACGCCTATTTTTATTGTTACCATTGCTCAAATCCAATTCTTTCAAAACACAAAACTTCCAATATTATGTAGTAACAGATCTAAAATTTGAAGTCAACGGGAGCAAAGAATTACTTCCCCCACTACTACTAGTAACTTATGAGAATAAACTTGGTGGGTCAACTACGGACATAGAGTTCGAGTTGAGTGTCGTTATACTACACCCATCCTTGAATTATCATGTTGGTtataacaataaataaaatgcttcaattccaaagagattaAAGACGACAAtcgaaacagcctctctaccttccaaggtagggTAAAGTCTGTGTACACTTCAACCatccctagaccccacttgtgggattacactgggtatgttgttgctaTATGGATCCTCATTGATCATGTAGTTACATTTAAACTCATCTCAAACTAATATCATGCAAAACAATAAATTACACAGCATGTAGGAGCTCGCTCACATTGCTGGTACCAACTCCAGACTAACTAAATTCTCAGGAACTCCAATAACTAATTTCACAATCTTCTACCATACGTTTAGTGAAAACTTGATCAATCTTTGATCAAAGAAAAGTACGTCAAAACATTATCTTCTTCGAACACAAGAAAAAGTCTATCGAACTCAGTCGAGCTTTAGTTTGCTGTACTGCCACTTCAATGTGAGACTTCAACTCTTTTGTCATTCCAAGGCTAAGAAAATTTCCAATCtctactctttttcttttcggGCACACTGGACAAACAAAATAACTTTCTTATAATCTTTCATAACATAGCTTACGGTTGCCAGGTTAGAGAGCGGTCCATACGACTGACAGATTATCCACACATGACTAGCTAGTCAATTCGAAGCACTATTGATACaattcaacaattcacattAGAAGGCTTACATCCATATTAAGACTTCTCAATTCACATTAAGCAAAAACATGTGGATGTGATTTACTGCAAACAAGATACATTTACAGTCAAAACTACACGATATGGAAATATACGGCAATTCAAGTGCTCCACGGTTTAGAGTCggtgcaaatcatgcataacagaGTCACGTTTCGACCTACCACAACAAATGTTTTGTTTCATTGCACAAACGTTTCTAGACCAAATTCGTTTGTTTTAACAGAACAGAACAatcaaaacacacacacacacacacacacacacacaaaagaagCAAAAGGCATTTCTACCCTCAGTTGTTTATTTGGAACGAAACAAAAAGTCATCCTCACCTATCTGGATATgcttcaatttccatattcgTTGTGATTGTGGCAAGgaacataagaaaaataagagtCAGTGGTACAGAGATCCCACCAGCAGCAAACAAGAAGTCAATCCTCCTAATAACATCAAGTAGTTGACAAAAGAAGGCTGGAATCTTCAGGATGTCCTGAGGAACGTCTTATGCACCACAAAAGTACAACCATGCAGCTTCGGATTGAGTCTTCTTAATAAGTTCAGTAGCCTTtgcaatcttctcttttattcaAACTGGAATTATTGAATTGATCCCTCTTACTGGAATAGGCCAATGACAGAATTTATATGCATCTTGGGCCTGGGCCAATATTTATCAAGTAATTGCACCGGAACAAATTCAATCGATCGACTTCAGCAGAATGACACATTTATACACATCTCTGCTCTGTCTCAATGTTTAATAGTAAGTAATTTTACTGTGGACAAAATTCAATCCATCAACTTCAGTATGTACGACGCATATCTTAGCTTGTCTCATAGAAGacactatttctttcttttttttttttttttttttttttttttttttggtttgtggGGGAGGGTGATGTTCACAACCCATTGGAAAATGAGAGCCGGCAATGTTAAGCAAGCTTGTCATATTTGAAGTTTCAAATAAGTATATTTGACAcacaaacaccaaattcttgTTTAGTTTTCAATTGATATGATTTCCCATAATAAGAGAAATGTAAGTATAAAACTAATCTTTGAGGAAGGAAGAAAATTCAGTTATAAACTCATGAATGAATTTATATCAACATATGTTCCTGCTTCAACAATGAGTTTACATTCAGAAGCAAGATATAATTGTAAAGGGACAACATAATGAAATATGAGTATTTCAGAGAGATCTGGGAGAATAATGCGTACAAGGAGAGCAAGATAGGATCGCTTTGGCACGGATAGCTCAAAAGAGCCTAGCTCTCCATTTTTCCAGCCTTAGCTTCCGATAGCAAAGATTCAAGTTCTCCTTTCCGATACAGCTTAATAGTATCTGTACCAAAAAAAGTAATCCAACTCATTCGACAAGTTTTTCATATTCCAATTATTATGATATGTTATTCAATCTTTCAACAGTAGCAATGCACAGATTGCAAGGAATGCCTGCAGACTTACACTAAAAGACGTAATCTAGTGTTCATCAACTATAATGCCTTTTCTTCATAAATGTGGCACAATTTTTGTTGCTAGGACATAAACTGTCAACCACTCATTTTTGAAAGTAATCCACAAAAACCTGCTGCTAACACCCTACAAATAGTCTGGGGAAGGTACTTAATAACTATAGTTCTTAAACAAGGAACAAGGAACAAAAAGTTGTACTAATAGGCTATAGGCTTGGGAATCAAGTCAAATAATTATCAGCAAGGGAAAAACACAGAATAACAAAACTTTGTTTCTGCAAATCTAGGGTGAAAGCATAAGACTGATCAGAGAATGTACCTGTACAACCACCAATGTGTTTGGCACCTGATCATAAAGAAACACTCATTTATTAGAAGTCCTCCACAGAAACCACACAATAAAAATCAGCAGCGATGCCAACAGAATTTGAAAACAGACGGCTCTCTTCGTAAAAGGCAGTGCGCATACTGTCAAACTAAGCAGTTTGTTTTTATGATAGGCCAAGCAGTTGTTTTCTATTCTCTTTTTTGGCTATGGGGgtttgttgtgtgtgtgtgtgtgtgtggggggggggggtaataaATTCAATGAACTTGTTTCTCATTATCATCATGATATTAACAGAGGTCTCTAAACTATCTATATTGTCTCTAAAAGATGAAATATCTCCAAATACTTGTGGTGCTCTTCACGGAGACATCTATTACTTCTGAAAATTTCGCATACTTTTTATTCATTATAACGTAGCGAGGCTGGCCCTTCATCCCCAAGTTTCGAAGGTAATATCTGCTTATTATGTATAGGTTTATATATACTCAGGAAGCTACCGTAGAGAAATAGATAAGCTCCAACAATCTGTAGTCATACTCCAAACACTTGTAGAGATCAACAACTGTACAATACCACATTCTTACCAATGAATACATTGGGAACTGTATGCTGTCCAGTAAGCCTTTCCAGCACTTTCTGCAGCTGTGGTCCTTGGGGACCTGAAACAACAAGTTAGAGATAACATCAACTAATTGGTAAAAAGCATATATTTGTACATGACCAGAGCAGGGAATGCCACAGTTGAAACTTAGATAATCGTAGTTAATGGGAAATAATTCACAATGCAgataatcaaaatgaactaaTAAGACTTCTTGTGAACTGTCCAATATTTCAGCACTTTTCCCCAATATTTCAGATTTCATTTTACATTTATTTCCCTTCTTCTTTGGGTAGTCTCTGGTCGTAGAAGAATATACAAAAGCAAGCGCATTTATGGATAACTAACTATATGAGAAACAAAACAATCTCGGAACTTCCTCTTTCTTCAAAGACACTTCTACTTGCAAGTTTGCAACACAAGGTTGCTTGTTGCTAGCCTCATCTGTGGATAGCAATTTAGCATCATCCATATAACATTAGAATTTAGAACCACCATCTGCTTGTATTTTAGGACATGGTTTAAAAGAAGACATGCATTACAAGATAGTTATTCATGTTAATTACGTACAACCACTTCCAACTGAACTTTGTCAAATTCCCCAAACAGAGTTGTAGCCTGCTGATGTGGATGAAACTACTCTATGCAAGATGGAACGGATTTTACTTCCATTTGATTTACTGAAGAAGTTGCATGTGTCATAATCAAAACTGAAGGAAGACTGATAACAAGGGAACTTCAAGCTTTCATTATTGACCACCATCAAGCAAACTAGACAGACACCACACAAAATTATGATTGATATACTCGTGAGGTTCAAAGCACAAGCTACCACTTTTTTCCTTCATAGTTCATACTGTGACTGGGATTCAACTCTCAAGGTGAAGTCCCTTTTACTTCTCTCTCCAAAGTAGGCACCAGTCATGGCAGATGCCCTAAGGTTCAGGCCATGATAAACAGAAAATAGTCTAGACTATGCGAATAGAAGCTCAGCTCCCGTCTACTTAAAGAGCTTCGCTCATCATTGTTTCTCATTCATGAAGTCAAAATAACAATTCGAGCTAGCTTTCCTACAAAAAAGCATCTAACTCCTTCATAAGAACTGTCATCTAGCTCAAGATCTCAAATAATTGTTTCAATCCCAGAAATACCACTATTTGAGGAATGAGCTGGGTGTGGTAGATAGGAGAAACCAAGAAGCCATATTTTTGCATCACAAACAGTCCGCAACCACCATTCCGCTTGTTTAACAACATTGATTTTGCAGAAGATTAGCAATCAGCCCACTTAATATCAACTGACTTTCTTATTTATCAGGAACTAAAATTCAAGTACTCAACTGTATTTGATGTATTCTAGTCTAACTTCCTGTGAACTGTGCATGCACGTTTCCCAAGTTTTTAAGATTTCcttttacatttatttaccTTCTTCTTTTGGGTAGTCTGTGGTAGTAGAAGAATGTACAAAGGTCAGCATGCATCTATGGTGAACTGACAATATGAGAATCAACACAATTTCGGAACTTTTACTCTTTGTTCGATGACATTTTTACTTGCAACACATTAGTGCCACCATCTGCTTTTATTTATGGACATGGTGAAAGGGGCCATGAATGAAAAAATAGATATTCATGTAAATTATGTACAATCACTTCCAACTGAACTTTGTTAAATTCCcaaatagagttgtaacctCCTTATGTGGAGGAAACTACTCTATGCAAGATGGAACGGTGTTTACTTGCATTTGGTTTTCTGAAGAATTTGCACCCGCCGTGATCAAAACTGAAGGAAGACTGATAACAAGGGAACTTCAAGCTTTCACTTGACCACTATCAAGCTAACTAAACGGACACCACAGAAAAATATGATTGATATACTCGTGAGGTTCTAAGCACAAGCTACCAATTTTTTCCCTCATACTGTGACTGGGATTCAACTCTTAAGTTGAAGTCCCTTTTACTTCTCTCTCCAAAGTAGGCACCAGTATCCAGATGTATCAAGGTTCAAGCCTAGACAAACAGCAAATTGTCTAGACAACGCAAATGCGAACTCAGCTCCCATCTACTTAAAGACCATTATCCACCAAAATTTCTCGTTCATGAAGTCAAAAAAATATGACCTAGCCTAACAATACTAGACGTCTAAATTCCATAATAAAAAATTGTCATCTAGCTGAAGATTTTAAAATGATTGTTTCATATACCCAGCAATACCACTAACTCAACCAACAAGCATTTTGGACAAAACCTTGTCGCGTAATGGTAATTCTTGTCCCACATTCAAGGAATGAGGTGGATGTGGTAGAGACGAGTAACCAGAATTCATAATTTTGCATCACAAACAGCGTGCAATCACCATTCCGCTTGTTTAACAACATTGATTTTGCAGAAGATTAGCAACCTACCTAATATCAACTTACTTTCTTATTTATCAGGAACTTGAACCCAAGTACTTAACTGTATTTGATGTAACCAAAATAAGCCATGCTAGTAGACTATCAATAATGATTTCCATTTGAATGTATTCAACTCATTCATCATCTTAGATTCAAAAGTCATATCTGCATATAAGCCTTAGCTTTGGGTTCACAACAATCACTGTAAACATTGCGTACATAATACATTTATAAAGATCACCTTCTCAATTCACATTAAGCAAAAATATGTAGATATGATTCACACAGAAAGTAAACAAATTTTTCCTGAGTTAATTCACGAAAGCATGAAGCtcgaaaagaatattttttaagtaaagtAAAAGTTCTCAACTTTGGAGAAAACTTACCCATTTCGTCCAATTCAATAACAAGTGGATCTACACCAAGTCTTTTGAACAGAACTTTCACCTCAGTAGAGTACCTTCACAACAAAATCAAGAACCCCACTTCAAAATCCACTAGCAGAAAGTGGACAATTAGGCATAGAATTCCATTTTCAACTAAATATTACtccttctgtcccaatttaatttatgtgatacagttcGGATGTCAGGAGTCAAACGTCTCTACTTTGACGGTTGGTTTCGAAGATacaattttaagttttttgaaaaataatttacagatttagaaactacataaaaagtactactataagtcacaataattaacgatttaaaatatttaaaggccATACGAATAAATCGCGTTAAGAATTTTCTTGTTTGACTCTTGAAATCCGAAGTGTATggtataaattgaaatagagggaatACACTAGCTACTAATTGTACAACTTAGGAGCaccaacttcaaaattcaatCACATAAAGTAAACAATAAGGCAAAGAATTCAATTTCAACTAAATATTACTccttctatcccaatttatgtaatacaGTTCAAATTTCGAGAGTCAAGCTTCATCAGTAAGTTCAAACATACAacctttaagttttttgaaatataaaaagtactacaagtcacgataattaacaatttaaaatatttaaagaccAAACGAATAAATCAATACTGATTGTACAACTTACGAACACCAAGATTTGGAGTAGACAACAACTGGGTTTTCAGTAACGGTCTTTTTCACACTCTCCTCTAATCGGGACCCGAATGAACCCGACATAGCCCGAATCTGGACCCGACCCGCTTTCCGTGGTCCATTGTTTTCAATTCTGGACCCAAATTTGTGGAATTTGTTACTTGGAACATTGCTGTTGTAATTGGGAATGCACTGGAAATGCGTGAAAATTTGAGTTCCAATACGAGGTTGTAGGGAATGAGAGATAGAGAAAGTGCTCAAGTTTTTTGCCATTTTTGAGGAAACTCTGTTTCAGTTCACTTCTTTGTTGCGattttctttgttcttctttGTTGAGTTAATTAATTTAACTTGGCTTAATGGATATGGAACGCCTAAACTTgaccttttttttcatttggcaTCTCAACTAGTGTTGATTGTATTGAACCTTAAACTTATTTTTAAATGTGTCTATTAAATTctctaaatttaatttttattagaagctaaaaataaattatgataacaaagataaaataatattttaagcGTGTCGTAAGTTATTCTTTAGGCTAAAAATGTGTCGGTTTTTGCTGGTTCTGCTCTTTCATTATCAGCTTAATTAAaaacttattctttttttccctttcaattgttgctaatcttagctaaaaatgatataattaaattaaaatatatattagcatATTGTTATATTGAAGATAAAATACTATGTAAGTTAGATTgcgtttgatagacacacttaaGAATAAATTTAGAGATTTAATAGGAGCAATACTTAATTAAGatgtcaaaataatttttttttaaaaagataagTTTAGAAGGCTGCACATGCATTAAGCCATTTAACTTCTATATTATTATGCGACTAAagataaaactaaaaaaaagtttgcaGAAGGTTACACGTTTTAAAAAGACAAAATGTATGGCCCTTCTACTGAAAGTTACGCTTCAACCTTTGTTGGCATTAAGGAGTcatttggacatgatttcatcccatgagatgaaattataagataaaatcatatttgaatatataatttagatttcttaagttataatttttttttacaaacataaaaatctcacaagttgtgaaaatcattaaaattttcttaattcttagataatcttaccaaatgagtacatcataattcataataaaattaatacgctactagaaagcctttctaaaaaatataacatcaattgatcaaactttagttcaataaaaaggaaaatttaacatgaatagtaatataattactctttaatataatcctcccacatggtacgaacaatatatctaccaacttatggttggtaaacatgactGATAAATATATCTACTAActtatgggttttttttttacaaaatataaacgtatcggtcaaattttacatttatattttttgaaatcatgatttcaaatcccaaatcatgcatttttcgatgatttgagatttcatctcaaatcataagatgaaatcgcatgtccaaacgcctactaaatgcTGTCTCATTTGCATTattaacaataataaaattatactatctccattttaaaataaatgaagaaaGTTAATTGATGATATTAATTAAAAGGTAACTTTTAACTATTTATCCTTTTAGATTTTCTAAACTTTTTCTAAAACTAGAGATAATCAATGTGTTGTGGTTGAAATAATTAGGGCGTAATGCGGAAGCTTATAATTGCAAATTTTGATGTCGATAAATCAGACAAAAAAGgacatatattaaaaaattataatattataatatgatttgTTCAAATGACCTACATATTGAAAAACTaacataatattaaaaaaaattaaaactatgagagaataatctcccctAAACGAGACTCTTGAATGAGTACATTGTGTATTCTATTGTATTGCGAATGAGAAGAACAAATCCTCTATATATAGAAAGTTTAAAACTTCTCCTCCAAGAAAATGATAGATATAGAAGAGTCATTTCCTACCAAGTAATcattttccaccaagaaaacCTTTTTGAAGTGAAATACAATTTGTAGAGTCTAAATAAGGTATGAAATTCAGGGCAATCCCTAACACAATGTTCGGAGTTGGAAAAACCAATACAAAAAaggataattttgaaaaaacataCTCCCTaatgttcaaaaagagtgttc
This window harbors:
- the LOC132053031 gene encoding monothiol glutaredoxin-S10, coding for MAKNLSTFSISHSLQPRIGTQIFTHFQCIPNYNSNVPSNKFHKFGSRIENNGPRKAGRVQIRAMSGSFGSRLEESVKKTVTENPVVVYSKSWCSYSTEVKVLFKRLGVDPLVIELDEMGPQGPQLQKVLERLTGQHTVPNVFIGAKHIGGCTDTIKLYRKGELESLLSEAKAGKMES